One genomic region from Nilaparvata lugens isolate BPH chromosome 3, ASM1435652v1, whole genome shotgun sequence encodes:
- the LOC111046548 gene encoding protein AF-10 isoform X1, which produces MKEMVGGCCVCSDDRGWTENPLVYCDGQMCTVAVHQACYGIVTVPTGNWYCRKCESQERTARVRCELCPSKDGALKRTDNNGWAHVVCALYIPEVRFGNVTTMEPILLQQIPPERFNKVCYICEESNRGTRSTIGACMQCNKSGCKQQFHVTCAQALGLLCEEAGNYLDNVKYCGYCQHHYSKLKKSGNVKTIPPYRPIPSENASDCSSPEKEPGENWAKTSAKRKLSSGSRSQSGSTQNSTGLKGVSPSAIDDESNCSNNSGLTSVMQGNMASVKTENSNAKYAGNFNDGTNSNESSLANEPIKGSNKKRKSFKEEASAPANSNDDALKKIKTEPSPQDGSSQSASVVVKIGGNNSTTSGASNATNPASSATASRIVTSTLTPATTSSIVVSVPLPVPFAGLQTTTATATATTSSGASPQPTTTVAISSSSPASSVTSADDPPSKRGRSQSVEKEVRGRSRKRGGGAGSKRGGRGSLPPPPPVSRPPTPPPVVPVPIPAPISPPAVTTTADAASLTPPATIVTSTSTSSASAVQPQPAASVVAHSWNVATKEPPSPPSSPDALKRSSNSKTRTKQPVEIKEEEKDVKDVKLFQNGVNAPHMLGNQLNPSSTMAQKMSDTLNQELEAHSIFTNDTSSQPTSNLVGPQLHSRVIASVRSSNAATPNGSTGNSGGGGTTGGSGGGGGGLNWGSGPGTVPQSLDQLLERQWEQGSQFLMEQAQHFDIASLLTCLHQLRAENLRLEEHVNGLSQRRDHLLAVNARLAIPLNQLHPSAGGSNAQPQQQPTAAEAAPGRTSASGRVNSTYGGGVPPHPMENGLPPSPPTTGPYRTAGAQPSPNTISRHHSSANSAYVSSTPGVVVPRGAHNVQPPVSSEPHRASDTRRSSSQGMQQAANYASMYSSQQQQQQQQMVMRREVVGGDMHHQIPPSSKPS; this is translated from the exons ATGAAGGAAATGGTCGGTGGGTGCTGTGTGTGTTCGGACGACCGTGGGTGGACTGAAAACCCCCTCGTGTACTGTGATGGACAAATGTGTACTGTTGCTGTTCATCAGG CTTGCTATGGAATCGTGACCGTGCCTACTGGAAACTGGTACTGTAGAAAATGTGAATCACAGGAAAGGACGGCTAGGGTG CGATGTGAGCTGTGTCCAAGTAAAGATGGCGCTTTGAAGAGAACAGATAATAATGGCTGGGCCCATGTCGTGTGCGCTCTCTACATTCCGGAGGTGCGTTTTGGAAATGTCACCACAATGGAACCGATACTTCTCCAGCAAATACCTCCAGAACGTTTTAATAAG GTGTGTTACATTTGCGAGGAAAGCAATAGAGGAACAAGATCGACGATTGGCGCGTGCATGCAGTGCAACAAGTCTGGCTGCAAGCAGCAGTTCCATGTCACGTGTGCGCAGGCGCTGGGTCTCCTCTGCGAAGAGGCCGGAAACTATCTCGACAATGTCAAGTATTGTGGCTACTGTCAGCATCATTATTCCAAATTG AAAAAAAGTGGAAACGTGAAGACTATACCACCATACAGACCAATTCCTTCAGAAAACGCGTCAGACTGTTCCAGTCCTGAAAAGGAGCCAGGAGAGAACTGGGCGAAAACTTCTGCCAAGAGGAAACTCAGCTCTGGAAGCAGATCTCAAAGCGGCTCAACACAAAACTCGACTG GTTTAAAGGGAGTGAGTCCCAGTGCCATAGACGATGAATCGAATTGCAGCAATAATTCTGGTCTGACAAGTGTCATGCAAGGCAATATGGCTTCTGTAAAGACTGAAAACTCCAATGCTAAGTACGCAGGCAACTTCAACGATGGCACCAACTCCAATGAAAGCTCACTGGCCAATGAGCCGATCAAGGGATCTAACAAAAAGCGAAAGAGCTTCAAAGAGGAAGCCAGCGCACCCGCCAACTCCAACGATGAcgcattgaaaaaaattaagactgAACCATCTCCACAA GACGGATCTTCTCAATCGGCATCAGTTGTGGTTAAAATTGGTGGAAATAATTCGACTACGTCTGGAGCATCGAACGCAACAAACCCAGCTTCATCCGCAACAGCCAGCAGAATTGTTACAA GTACGCTGACACCGGCAACGACAAGCTCGATAGTGGTGTCGGTGCCTCTGCCGGTGCCCTTCGCCGGCCTTCAGACCACCACCGCCACCGCCACGGCCACCACCAGCTCGGGTGCCTCCCCTCAGCCCACCACCACCGTcgccatctcctcctcctcccccgcCAGCAGTGTCACCTCCGCCGACGACCCCCCCTCCAAACGGGGAAG GTCACAATCGGTAGAAAAGGAGGTTCGGGGAAGAAGTAGGAAGCGTGGAGGGGGAGCGGGGTCGAAACGTGGTGGGAGGGGCAGCCTGCCACCCCCTCCGCCCGTTTCTCGCCCCCCCACCCCGCCACCGGTTGTCCCCGTCCCCATCCCTGCACCGATTTCTCCTCCAGCAGTCACCACCACTGCTGATGCTGCTAGTCTCACTCCACCCGCCACAATTGTAACTAGCACTTCTACCTCCTCAGCCTCAGCCGTACAGCCCCAGCCAGCAGCAAG TGTTGTTGCCCATAGTTGGAACGTAGCGACCAAAGAGCCGCCTTCTCCACCCAGTAGCCCTGATGCATTAAAACGTTCATCCAATAGCAAAACCCGTACTAAGCAGCCAGTagaaataaaagaagaagagaaagacgTGAAGGACGTTAAACT aTTCCAAAATGGTGTGAATGCGCCACACATGCTCGGCAATCAGTTGAATCCATCCTCCACAATGGCTCAAAAAATGTCGGATACATTGAATCAAGAACTGGAAGCTCATAGTATATTCACTAATGACACTAGCAGTCAACCAACCAGCAACCTTGTTGGTCCACAGCTGCATAGTCGAGTTATTGCCTCT GTTAGATCTTCGAACGCGGCAACTCCCAATGGCTCGACGGGCAATAGTGGTGGAGGGGGGACGACAGGAGGGAGCGGTGGTGGGGGAGGTGGCCTGAACTGGGGTTCTGGCCCGGGAACAGTTCCGCAATCATTGGATCAGCTGCTCGAGCGCCAATGGGAACAGGGATCTCAATTTCTCATGGAGCAGGCTCAACATTTCGACA TTGCGTCCCTCCTGACTTGTCTACATCAGCTGAGGGCAGAAAATCTGCGCCTTGAAGAACATGTGAATGGACTGTCGCAGAGAAGGGACCATCTACTCGCTGTCAATGCCAGACTCGCCATTCCTCTCAATCAGT TGCATCCGTCGGCAGGTGGCAGCAACGCGCAGCCGCAGCAGCAGCCGACTGCGGCCGAAGCAGCACCGGGACGCACATCCGCGTCTGGCCGAGTGAACAGCACCTATGGCGGCGGTGTGCCCCCCCACCCCATGGAGAACGGCCTGCCTCCCTCGCCTCCCACCACGGGACCCTACCGGACTGCAGGCGCTCAGCCTTCTCCCAACACTATAAG CCGCCACCACAGCTCTGCCAATTCAGCGTACGTATCAAGCACGCCCGGGGTGGTGGTGCCGAGGGGGGCACACAACGTGCAGCCGCCCGTCTCCAGTGAGCCACATCGCGCCAGTGATACCCGAAG GTCGAGTTCTCAGGGCATGCAACAGGCTGCTAACTATGCGTCAATGTACTCGtcgcagcagcagcagcaacaacaacag ATGGTAATGAGACGAGAGGTGGTGGGAGGTGACATGCACCATCAGATTCCTCCGTCTTCGAAGCCCAGCTGA
- the LOC111046548 gene encoding protein AF-17 isoform X4, with translation MKEMVGGCCVCSDDRGWTENPLVYCDGQMCTVAVHQACYGIVTVPTGNWYCRKCESQERTARVRCELCPSKDGALKRTDNNGWAHVVCALYIPEVRFGNVTTMEPILLQQIPPERFNKVCYICEESNRGTRSTIGACMQCNKSGCKQQFHVTCAQALGLLCEEAGNYLDNVKYCGYCQHHYSKLKKSGNVKTIPPYRPIPSENASDCSSPEKEPGENWAKTSAKRKLSSGSRSQSGSTQNSTGLKGVSPSAIDDESNCSNNSGLTSVMQGNMASVKTENSNAKYAGNFNDGTNSNESSLANEPIKGSNKKRKSFKEEASAPANSNDDALKKIKTEPSPQDGSSQSASVVVKIGGNNSTTSGASNATNPASSATASRIVTSTLTPATTSSIVVSVPLPVPFAGLQTTTATATATTSSGASPQPTTTVAISSSSPASSVTSADDPPSKRGRFQNGVNAPHMLGNQLNPSSTMAQKMSDTLNQELEAHSIFTNDTSSQPTSNLVGPQLHSRVIASVRSSNAATPNGSTGNSGGGGTTGGSGGGGGGLNWGSGPGTVPQSLDQLLERQWEQGSQFLMEQAQHFDIASLLTCLHQLRAENLRLEEHVNGLSQRRDHLLAVNARLAIPLNQLHPSAGGSNAQPQQQPTAAEAAPGRTSASGRVNSTYGGGVPPHPMENGLPPSPPTTGPYRTAGAQPSPNTISRHHSSANSAYVSSTPGVVVPRGAHNVQPPVSSEPHRASDTRRSSSQGMQQAANYASMYSSQQQQQQQQMVMRREVVGGDMHHQIPPSSKPS, from the exons ATGAAGGAAATGGTCGGTGGGTGCTGTGTGTGTTCGGACGACCGTGGGTGGACTGAAAACCCCCTCGTGTACTGTGATGGACAAATGTGTACTGTTGCTGTTCATCAGG CTTGCTATGGAATCGTGACCGTGCCTACTGGAAACTGGTACTGTAGAAAATGTGAATCACAGGAAAGGACGGCTAGGGTG CGATGTGAGCTGTGTCCAAGTAAAGATGGCGCTTTGAAGAGAACAGATAATAATGGCTGGGCCCATGTCGTGTGCGCTCTCTACATTCCGGAGGTGCGTTTTGGAAATGTCACCACAATGGAACCGATACTTCTCCAGCAAATACCTCCAGAACGTTTTAATAAG GTGTGTTACATTTGCGAGGAAAGCAATAGAGGAACAAGATCGACGATTGGCGCGTGCATGCAGTGCAACAAGTCTGGCTGCAAGCAGCAGTTCCATGTCACGTGTGCGCAGGCGCTGGGTCTCCTCTGCGAAGAGGCCGGAAACTATCTCGACAATGTCAAGTATTGTGGCTACTGTCAGCATCATTATTCCAAATTG AAAAAAAGTGGAAACGTGAAGACTATACCACCATACAGACCAATTCCTTCAGAAAACGCGTCAGACTGTTCCAGTCCTGAAAAGGAGCCAGGAGAGAACTGGGCGAAAACTTCTGCCAAGAGGAAACTCAGCTCTGGAAGCAGATCTCAAAGCGGCTCAACACAAAACTCGACTG GTTTAAAGGGAGTGAGTCCCAGTGCCATAGACGATGAATCGAATTGCAGCAATAATTCTGGTCTGACAAGTGTCATGCAAGGCAATATGGCTTCTGTAAAGACTGAAAACTCCAATGCTAAGTACGCAGGCAACTTCAACGATGGCACCAACTCCAATGAAAGCTCACTGGCCAATGAGCCGATCAAGGGATCTAACAAAAAGCGAAAGAGCTTCAAAGAGGAAGCCAGCGCACCCGCCAACTCCAACGATGAcgcattgaaaaaaattaagactgAACCATCTCCACAA GACGGATCTTCTCAATCGGCATCAGTTGTGGTTAAAATTGGTGGAAATAATTCGACTACGTCTGGAGCATCGAACGCAACAAACCCAGCTTCATCCGCAACAGCCAGCAGAATTGTTACAA GTACGCTGACACCGGCAACGACAAGCTCGATAGTGGTGTCGGTGCCTCTGCCGGTGCCCTTCGCCGGCCTTCAGACCACCACCGCCACCGCCACGGCCACCACCAGCTCGGGTGCCTCCCCTCAGCCCACCACCACCGTcgccatctcctcctcctcccccgcCAGCAGTGTCACCTCCGCCGACGACCCCCCCTCCAAACGGGGAAG aTTCCAAAATGGTGTGAATGCGCCACACATGCTCGGCAATCAGTTGAATCCATCCTCCACAATGGCTCAAAAAATGTCGGATACATTGAATCAAGAACTGGAAGCTCATAGTATATTCACTAATGACACTAGCAGTCAACCAACCAGCAACCTTGTTGGTCCACAGCTGCATAGTCGAGTTATTGCCTCT GTTAGATCTTCGAACGCGGCAACTCCCAATGGCTCGACGGGCAATAGTGGTGGAGGGGGGACGACAGGAGGGAGCGGTGGTGGGGGAGGTGGCCTGAACTGGGGTTCTGGCCCGGGAACAGTTCCGCAATCATTGGATCAGCTGCTCGAGCGCCAATGGGAACAGGGATCTCAATTTCTCATGGAGCAGGCTCAACATTTCGACA TTGCGTCCCTCCTGACTTGTCTACATCAGCTGAGGGCAGAAAATCTGCGCCTTGAAGAACATGTGAATGGACTGTCGCAGAGAAGGGACCATCTACTCGCTGTCAATGCCAGACTCGCCATTCCTCTCAATCAGT TGCATCCGTCGGCAGGTGGCAGCAACGCGCAGCCGCAGCAGCAGCCGACTGCGGCCGAAGCAGCACCGGGACGCACATCCGCGTCTGGCCGAGTGAACAGCACCTATGGCGGCGGTGTGCCCCCCCACCCCATGGAGAACGGCCTGCCTCCCTCGCCTCCCACCACGGGACCCTACCGGACTGCAGGCGCTCAGCCTTCTCCCAACACTATAAG CCGCCACCACAGCTCTGCCAATTCAGCGTACGTATCAAGCACGCCCGGGGTGGTGGTGCCGAGGGGGGCACACAACGTGCAGCCGCCCGTCTCCAGTGAGCCACATCGCGCCAGTGATACCCGAAG GTCGAGTTCTCAGGGCATGCAACAGGCTGCTAACTATGCGTCAATGTACTCGtcgcagcagcagcagcaacaacaacag ATGGTAATGAGACGAGAGGTGGTGGGAGGTGACATGCACCATCAGATTCCTCCGTCTTCGAAGCCCAGCTGA
- the LOC111046548 gene encoding protein AF-10 isoform X2 has product MKEMVGGCCVCSDDRGWTENPLVYCDGQMCTVAVHQACYGIVTVPTGNWYCRKCESQERTARVRCELCPSKDGALKRTDNNGWAHVVCALYIPEVRFGNVTTMEPILLQQIPPERFNKVCYICEESNRGTRSTIGACMQCNKSGCKQQFHVTCAQALGLLCEEAGNYLDNVKYCGYCQHHYSKLKKSGNVKTIPPYRPIPSENASDCSSPEKEPGENWAKTSAKRKLSSGSRSQSGSTQNSTGLKGVSPSAIDDESNCSNNSGLTSVMQGNMASVKTENSNAKYAGNFNDGTNSNESSLANEPIKGSNKKRKSFKEEASAPANSNDDALKKIKTEPSPQDGSSQSASVVVKIGGNNSTTSGASNATNPASSATASRIVTSTLTPATTSSIVVSVPLPVPFAGLQTTTATATATTSSGASPQPTTTVAISSSSPASSVTSADDPPSKRGRSQSVEKEVRGRSRKRGGGAGSKRGGRGSLPPPPPVSRPPTPPPVVPVPIPAPISPPAVTTTADAASLTPPATIVTSTSTSSASAVQPQPAARFQNGVNAPHMLGNQLNPSSTMAQKMSDTLNQELEAHSIFTNDTSSQPTSNLVGPQLHSRVIASVRSSNAATPNGSTGNSGGGGTTGGSGGGGGGLNWGSGPGTVPQSLDQLLERQWEQGSQFLMEQAQHFDIASLLTCLHQLRAENLRLEEHVNGLSQRRDHLLAVNARLAIPLNQLHPSAGGSNAQPQQQPTAAEAAPGRTSASGRVNSTYGGGVPPHPMENGLPPSPPTTGPYRTAGAQPSPNTISRHHSSANSAYVSSTPGVVVPRGAHNVQPPVSSEPHRASDTRRSSSQGMQQAANYASMYSSQQQQQQQQMVMRREVVGGDMHHQIPPSSKPS; this is encoded by the exons ATGAAGGAAATGGTCGGTGGGTGCTGTGTGTGTTCGGACGACCGTGGGTGGACTGAAAACCCCCTCGTGTACTGTGATGGACAAATGTGTACTGTTGCTGTTCATCAGG CTTGCTATGGAATCGTGACCGTGCCTACTGGAAACTGGTACTGTAGAAAATGTGAATCACAGGAAAGGACGGCTAGGGTG CGATGTGAGCTGTGTCCAAGTAAAGATGGCGCTTTGAAGAGAACAGATAATAATGGCTGGGCCCATGTCGTGTGCGCTCTCTACATTCCGGAGGTGCGTTTTGGAAATGTCACCACAATGGAACCGATACTTCTCCAGCAAATACCTCCAGAACGTTTTAATAAG GTGTGTTACATTTGCGAGGAAAGCAATAGAGGAACAAGATCGACGATTGGCGCGTGCATGCAGTGCAACAAGTCTGGCTGCAAGCAGCAGTTCCATGTCACGTGTGCGCAGGCGCTGGGTCTCCTCTGCGAAGAGGCCGGAAACTATCTCGACAATGTCAAGTATTGTGGCTACTGTCAGCATCATTATTCCAAATTG AAAAAAAGTGGAAACGTGAAGACTATACCACCATACAGACCAATTCCTTCAGAAAACGCGTCAGACTGTTCCAGTCCTGAAAAGGAGCCAGGAGAGAACTGGGCGAAAACTTCTGCCAAGAGGAAACTCAGCTCTGGAAGCAGATCTCAAAGCGGCTCAACACAAAACTCGACTG GTTTAAAGGGAGTGAGTCCCAGTGCCATAGACGATGAATCGAATTGCAGCAATAATTCTGGTCTGACAAGTGTCATGCAAGGCAATATGGCTTCTGTAAAGACTGAAAACTCCAATGCTAAGTACGCAGGCAACTTCAACGATGGCACCAACTCCAATGAAAGCTCACTGGCCAATGAGCCGATCAAGGGATCTAACAAAAAGCGAAAGAGCTTCAAAGAGGAAGCCAGCGCACCCGCCAACTCCAACGATGAcgcattgaaaaaaattaagactgAACCATCTCCACAA GACGGATCTTCTCAATCGGCATCAGTTGTGGTTAAAATTGGTGGAAATAATTCGACTACGTCTGGAGCATCGAACGCAACAAACCCAGCTTCATCCGCAACAGCCAGCAGAATTGTTACAA GTACGCTGACACCGGCAACGACAAGCTCGATAGTGGTGTCGGTGCCTCTGCCGGTGCCCTTCGCCGGCCTTCAGACCACCACCGCCACCGCCACGGCCACCACCAGCTCGGGTGCCTCCCCTCAGCCCACCACCACCGTcgccatctcctcctcctcccccgcCAGCAGTGTCACCTCCGCCGACGACCCCCCCTCCAAACGGGGAAG GTCACAATCGGTAGAAAAGGAGGTTCGGGGAAGAAGTAGGAAGCGTGGAGGGGGAGCGGGGTCGAAACGTGGTGGGAGGGGCAGCCTGCCACCCCCTCCGCCCGTTTCTCGCCCCCCCACCCCGCCACCGGTTGTCCCCGTCCCCATCCCTGCACCGATTTCTCCTCCAGCAGTCACCACCACTGCTGATGCTGCTAGTCTCACTCCACCCGCCACAATTGTAACTAGCACTTCTACCTCCTCAGCCTCAGCCGTACAGCCCCAGCCAGCAGCAAG aTTCCAAAATGGTGTGAATGCGCCACACATGCTCGGCAATCAGTTGAATCCATCCTCCACAATGGCTCAAAAAATGTCGGATACATTGAATCAAGAACTGGAAGCTCATAGTATATTCACTAATGACACTAGCAGTCAACCAACCAGCAACCTTGTTGGTCCACAGCTGCATAGTCGAGTTATTGCCTCT GTTAGATCTTCGAACGCGGCAACTCCCAATGGCTCGACGGGCAATAGTGGTGGAGGGGGGACGACAGGAGGGAGCGGTGGTGGGGGAGGTGGCCTGAACTGGGGTTCTGGCCCGGGAACAGTTCCGCAATCATTGGATCAGCTGCTCGAGCGCCAATGGGAACAGGGATCTCAATTTCTCATGGAGCAGGCTCAACATTTCGACA TTGCGTCCCTCCTGACTTGTCTACATCAGCTGAGGGCAGAAAATCTGCGCCTTGAAGAACATGTGAATGGACTGTCGCAGAGAAGGGACCATCTACTCGCTGTCAATGCCAGACTCGCCATTCCTCTCAATCAGT TGCATCCGTCGGCAGGTGGCAGCAACGCGCAGCCGCAGCAGCAGCCGACTGCGGCCGAAGCAGCACCGGGACGCACATCCGCGTCTGGCCGAGTGAACAGCACCTATGGCGGCGGTGTGCCCCCCCACCCCATGGAGAACGGCCTGCCTCCCTCGCCTCCCACCACGGGACCCTACCGGACTGCAGGCGCTCAGCCTTCTCCCAACACTATAAG CCGCCACCACAGCTCTGCCAATTCAGCGTACGTATCAAGCACGCCCGGGGTGGTGGTGCCGAGGGGGGCACACAACGTGCAGCCGCCCGTCTCCAGTGAGCCACATCGCGCCAGTGATACCCGAAG GTCGAGTTCTCAGGGCATGCAACAGGCTGCTAACTATGCGTCAATGTACTCGtcgcagcagcagcagcaacaacaacag ATGGTAATGAGACGAGAGGTGGTGGGAGGTGACATGCACCATCAGATTCCTCCGTCTTCGAAGCCCAGCTGA
- the LOC111046548 gene encoding protein AF-10 isoform X3: MKEMVGGCCVCSDDRGWTENPLVYCDGQMCTVAVHQACYGIVTVPTGNWYCRKCESQERTARVRCELCPSKDGALKRTDNNGWAHVVCALYIPEVRFGNVTTMEPILLQQIPPERFNKVCYICEESNRGTRSTIGACMQCNKSGCKQQFHVTCAQALGLLCEEAGNYLDNVKYCGYCQHHYSKLKKSGNVKTIPPYRPIPSENASDCSSPEKEPGENWAKTSAKRKLSSGSRSQSGSTQNSTGLKGVSPSAIDDESNCSNNSGLTSVMQGNMASVKTENSNAKYAGNFNDGTNSNESSLANEPIKGSNKKRKSFKEEASAPANSNDDALKKIKTEPSPQDGSSQSASVVVKIGGNNSTTSGASNATNPASSATASRIVTSTLTPATTSSIVVSVPLPVPFAGLQTTTATATATTSSGASPQPTTTVAISSSSPASSVTSADDPPSKRGSVVAHSWNVATKEPPSPPSSPDALKRSSNSKTRTKQPVEIKEEEKDVKDVKLFQNGVNAPHMLGNQLNPSSTMAQKMSDTLNQELEAHSIFTNDTSSQPTSNLVGPQLHSRVIASVRSSNAATPNGSTGNSGGGGTTGGSGGGGGGLNWGSGPGTVPQSLDQLLERQWEQGSQFLMEQAQHFDIASLLTCLHQLRAENLRLEEHVNGLSQRRDHLLAVNARLAIPLNQLHPSAGGSNAQPQQQPTAAEAAPGRTSASGRVNSTYGGGVPPHPMENGLPPSPPTTGPYRTAGAQPSPNTISRHHSSANSAYVSSTPGVVVPRGAHNVQPPVSSEPHRASDTRRSSSQGMQQAANYASMYSSQQQQQQQQMVMRREVVGGDMHHQIPPSSKPS, from the exons ATGAAGGAAATGGTCGGTGGGTGCTGTGTGTGTTCGGACGACCGTGGGTGGACTGAAAACCCCCTCGTGTACTGTGATGGACAAATGTGTACTGTTGCTGTTCATCAGG CTTGCTATGGAATCGTGACCGTGCCTACTGGAAACTGGTACTGTAGAAAATGTGAATCACAGGAAAGGACGGCTAGGGTG CGATGTGAGCTGTGTCCAAGTAAAGATGGCGCTTTGAAGAGAACAGATAATAATGGCTGGGCCCATGTCGTGTGCGCTCTCTACATTCCGGAGGTGCGTTTTGGAAATGTCACCACAATGGAACCGATACTTCTCCAGCAAATACCTCCAGAACGTTTTAATAAG GTGTGTTACATTTGCGAGGAAAGCAATAGAGGAACAAGATCGACGATTGGCGCGTGCATGCAGTGCAACAAGTCTGGCTGCAAGCAGCAGTTCCATGTCACGTGTGCGCAGGCGCTGGGTCTCCTCTGCGAAGAGGCCGGAAACTATCTCGACAATGTCAAGTATTGTGGCTACTGTCAGCATCATTATTCCAAATTG AAAAAAAGTGGAAACGTGAAGACTATACCACCATACAGACCAATTCCTTCAGAAAACGCGTCAGACTGTTCCAGTCCTGAAAAGGAGCCAGGAGAGAACTGGGCGAAAACTTCTGCCAAGAGGAAACTCAGCTCTGGAAGCAGATCTCAAAGCGGCTCAACACAAAACTCGACTG GTTTAAAGGGAGTGAGTCCCAGTGCCATAGACGATGAATCGAATTGCAGCAATAATTCTGGTCTGACAAGTGTCATGCAAGGCAATATGGCTTCTGTAAAGACTGAAAACTCCAATGCTAAGTACGCAGGCAACTTCAACGATGGCACCAACTCCAATGAAAGCTCACTGGCCAATGAGCCGATCAAGGGATCTAACAAAAAGCGAAAGAGCTTCAAAGAGGAAGCCAGCGCACCCGCCAACTCCAACGATGAcgcattgaaaaaaattaagactgAACCATCTCCACAA GACGGATCTTCTCAATCGGCATCAGTTGTGGTTAAAATTGGTGGAAATAATTCGACTACGTCTGGAGCATCGAACGCAACAAACCCAGCTTCATCCGCAACAGCCAGCAGAATTGTTACAA GTACGCTGACACCGGCAACGACAAGCTCGATAGTGGTGTCGGTGCCTCTGCCGGTGCCCTTCGCCGGCCTTCAGACCACCACCGCCACCGCCACGGCCACCACCAGCTCGGGTGCCTCCCCTCAGCCCACCACCACCGTcgccatctcctcctcctcccccgcCAGCAGTGTCACCTCCGCCGACGACCCCCCCTCCAAACGGGGAAG TGTTGTTGCCCATAGTTGGAACGTAGCGACCAAAGAGCCGCCTTCTCCACCCAGTAGCCCTGATGCATTAAAACGTTCATCCAATAGCAAAACCCGTACTAAGCAGCCAGTagaaataaaagaagaagagaaagacgTGAAGGACGTTAAACT aTTCCAAAATGGTGTGAATGCGCCACACATGCTCGGCAATCAGTTGAATCCATCCTCCACAATGGCTCAAAAAATGTCGGATACATTGAATCAAGAACTGGAAGCTCATAGTATATTCACTAATGACACTAGCAGTCAACCAACCAGCAACCTTGTTGGTCCACAGCTGCATAGTCGAGTTATTGCCTCT GTTAGATCTTCGAACGCGGCAACTCCCAATGGCTCGACGGGCAATAGTGGTGGAGGGGGGACGACAGGAGGGAGCGGTGGTGGGGGAGGTGGCCTGAACTGGGGTTCTGGCCCGGGAACAGTTCCGCAATCATTGGATCAGCTGCTCGAGCGCCAATGGGAACAGGGATCTCAATTTCTCATGGAGCAGGCTCAACATTTCGACA TTGCGTCCCTCCTGACTTGTCTACATCAGCTGAGGGCAGAAAATCTGCGCCTTGAAGAACATGTGAATGGACTGTCGCAGAGAAGGGACCATCTACTCGCTGTCAATGCCAGACTCGCCATTCCTCTCAATCAGT TGCATCCGTCGGCAGGTGGCAGCAACGCGCAGCCGCAGCAGCAGCCGACTGCGGCCGAAGCAGCACCGGGACGCACATCCGCGTCTGGCCGAGTGAACAGCACCTATGGCGGCGGTGTGCCCCCCCACCCCATGGAGAACGGCCTGCCTCCCTCGCCTCCCACCACGGGACCCTACCGGACTGCAGGCGCTCAGCCTTCTCCCAACACTATAAG CCGCCACCACAGCTCTGCCAATTCAGCGTACGTATCAAGCACGCCCGGGGTGGTGGTGCCGAGGGGGGCACACAACGTGCAGCCGCCCGTCTCCAGTGAGCCACATCGCGCCAGTGATACCCGAAG GTCGAGTTCTCAGGGCATGCAACAGGCTGCTAACTATGCGTCAATGTACTCGtcgcagcagcagcagcaacaacaacag ATGGTAATGAGACGAGAGGTGGTGGGAGGTGACATGCACCATCAGATTCCTCCGTCTTCGAAGCCCAGCTGA